AATGGGAAAATTTTGAATATGAATCGGAGCCGCAATAACGCCACAGGGAATATTTAACCGTTTACCCACATGCCGCTCCATCTGTGTGCCAAAAATAGCCGCAGGTTCCACCCGCGCGATCGCATCCCCAATCTCCCCATTATCCTCGCTGATAATCACTTCATCACAATATTCACTCACCTGTTCCCGGAACCAATCTTGGTCATATTTGCAATAGGTTCCCGCCCAAACCACATGCACGCCCATTTCCCGTGCTAAAATTTTGGTCATCGCCGCAGCATGGGTATTATCGCCAAAGACGACCACTTTTTTACCGGTTAAATTCTGACAGTCGATGGAGCGAGAAAACCAAGCCGCTTGGGAAACATACAGGGTCTGATGTTCAATAAATTCTTCATAGTCCACATCAGCCCCTTGCTCGTTCAGAATTTGCTGTATTTTACGGATACAGCGAGCCGTTTCCACGACTCCCATGGGCGTAATATCCACATAAGGCATTCCAAACTCAGATTGTAGATACTCAGCCGTCATTAACCCCACTTCCCGATAGGGGGCTAAATTAAACCAAGCGCGAGTTAGATTCTTGAGGTTATGAACCGATGCACCTTCGGGAATTACTTCATTAACTTCAATTCCCAAGTCGGCCATCAGGCGCTTTAACTCCGTACAATCATGTTGGTTATGGAACCCAAGAGTCGTTAGCCCCAGGATATTCACTGAAGGTTTCTCCGTTTTGCCTTCCGGCAGCGTTCCCTGTTTTTTGGCTTTGTTGAGGTAAAATTGGACAACCTGCTGGAGAGTGCGATCGC
This sequence is a window from Roseofilum reptotaenium CS-1145. Protein-coding genes within it:
- the bchB gene encoding ferredoxin:protochlorophyllide reductase (ATP-dependent) subunit B, with the protein product MKLAYWMYAGPAHIGTLRIASSFKNVHAIMHAPLGDDYFNVMRSMLERERDYTPVTASVVDRHVLARGSQEKVVNNIVRKDKEERPDLIVLTPTCTSSILQEDLENFVERATLDAQADVMLADVNHYRVNELQASDRTLQQVVQFYLNKAKKQGTLPEGKTEKPSVNILGLTTLGFHNQHDCTELKRLMADLGIEVNEVIPEGASVHNLKNLTRAWFNLAPYREVGLMTAEYLQSEFGMPYVDITPMGVVETARCIRKIQQILNEQGADVDYEEFIEHQTLYVSQAAWFSRSIDCQNLTGKKVVVFGDNTHAAAMTKILAREMGVHVVWAGTYCKYDQDWFREQVSEYCDEVIISEDNGEIGDAIARVEPAAIFGTQMERHVGKRLNIPCGVIAAPIHIQNFPIGYKPFMGYEGTNQIADLVYNSFTLGMEDHLLEIFGGHDTKEVIHKGISADSDLNWTKEAKAELNKVPGFVRGKVKRNTEKFARDRGLDQITIEVMYAAKEAVGA